The following proteins come from a genomic window of Yinghuangia sp. ASG 101:
- a CDS encoding DUF6191 domain-containing protein, whose amino-acid sequence MFGGVFEELFSPGRKHTSDEHNRLTLARDDDHEDGGPGPIDLDKGIVVIRRPAPAPAESTPAADGEGGAAPHSSDASAPASERADAGAAPDRASDQ is encoded by the coding sequence GTGTTCGGCGGCGTTTTCGAAGAGCTGTTCAGCCCGGGGCGCAAGCACACCAGCGACGAGCACAACAGGCTCACACTCGCCCGCGACGACGACCACGAAGACGGCGGTCCCGGCCCGATCGACCTGGACAAGGGCATAGTCGTCATCCGTCGGCCGGCTCCGGCCCCGGCGGAGTCGACCCCGGCGGCGGACGGGGAGGGCGGCGCGGCCCCCCACTCCTCCGACGCGTCCGCGCCGGCGTCCGAGCGCGCGGACGCCGGCGCGGCGCCCGACCGGGCCTCGGATCAGTAG
- the pgl gene encoding 6-phosphogluconolactonase — MTGTPGVLVHADGVLLARAAAARFLTRVVDAQAARGMAHVVLTGGRNGNALLRELAASPARDVVDWAHVHVWWGDERFLPSGHPERNETQARAELLDGLALNPEFVHPMPAADGPDGNDPEAAAGRYADELAVAARPETPAERGGVDVPSFDIAMFGVGPDCHVASLFPELPAVHETELTVVAVRGAPKPPPTRITLTFPAIRTAKDVWLLAAGDDKASAVRLGLGGGGPVQVPAAGAYGRRNTLWLLDRSAAAQLPPGLDRFASP, encoded by the coding sequence GTGACCGGAACACCCGGCGTGCTCGTGCACGCCGACGGCGTACTGCTGGCGCGAGCGGCGGCGGCGCGGTTCCTCACCCGCGTCGTCGACGCGCAGGCGGCGCGCGGGATGGCTCATGTGGTGCTGACCGGGGGGCGCAACGGCAACGCGCTGCTGCGCGAACTCGCCGCGTCGCCCGCCCGCGACGTCGTCGACTGGGCGCACGTGCACGTGTGGTGGGGAGACGAGCGGTTCCTGCCGTCCGGTCATCCGGAGCGCAACGAGACGCAGGCCCGCGCGGAACTGCTCGACGGGCTCGCGCTGAACCCGGAGTTCGTCCATCCCATGCCCGCCGCGGACGGTCCGGACGGCAACGACCCGGAGGCGGCGGCCGGCCGCTACGCGGACGAACTCGCGGTCGCCGCACGGCCGGAGACCCCGGCCGAGCGCGGTGGTGTGGACGTACCGTCGTTCGACATCGCGATGTTCGGCGTGGGCCCGGACTGCCACGTCGCGTCGCTGTTTCCCGAACTGCCGGCCGTCCACGAGACCGAGCTGACCGTGGTCGCGGTGCGCGGTGCCCCGAAGCCGCCGCCGACGCGTATCACCTTGACGTTCCCGGCGATTCGCACCGCCAAGGACGTGTGGCTGCTGGCCGCCGGGGACGACAAGGCGTCGGCGGTGCGCCTCGGACTGGGCGGCGGCGGGCCGGTGCAGGTGCCGGCGGCCGGCGCGTACGGGCGGCGCAACACGCTGTGGCTGCTGGACCGTTCGGCGGCGGCGCAACTCCCGCCGGGGCTGGACCGGTTCGCGTCGCCCTGA
- a CDS encoding ATP-binding protein, with protein MPSPIGHDGPQAAGGRAAAVLLTLHLPASVDAVPRARHALRNALAGESADEPLQILELLVSELVTNAVRHAPQSTEVTVQLLCGDGVFRLAVADAGGPLRRPGRPARASDENGRGLLLVEALANSWGSYPIAGGKVVWCDVPVP; from the coding sequence GTGCCGTCCCCGATCGGGCACGACGGTCCGCAGGCCGCGGGCGGGCGCGCGGCGGCGGTGCTGCTGACGCTGCATCTGCCGGCCTCGGTCGACGCGGTGCCGCGGGCCCGCCACGCCCTGCGCAACGCGCTGGCGGGGGAGAGTGCCGACGAGCCGCTGCAGATCCTCGAACTCCTGGTCTCCGAGTTGGTGACCAACGCCGTGCGGCACGCCCCGCAGTCGACCGAGGTCACCGTGCAACTGCTGTGCGGCGACGGTGTGTTCCGCCTCGCGGTCGCCGACGCCGGAGGACCGCTGCGGCGGCCGGGCCGCCCGGCCCGCGCGTCGGACGAGAACGGACGCGGGCTGCTGTTGGTCGAGGCGCTCGCGAATTCCTGGGGCAGCTACCCGATCGCGGGCGGCAAGGTCGTGTGGTGCGACGTACCGGTCCCG
- a CDS encoding LppU/SCO3897 family protein, whose translation MSSVRPASRTRVCAVAIGVTVMLAGLVACGDDNDKSGAPPMPPIPTAIPSLPSLTVPPPTVLLPTGLDTDFDLPTTPATRRSTVTRTPTVEATTPTAKTSGFSTGECLAGEIAGDGSRQDELTEVSCSDADAAFKVLRTFPYRIGSDPCADVSGTEYSYDEYMTLNGVPTGTGTTYCLRTI comes from the coding sequence ATGTCCTCGGTTAGGCCCGCGTCCCGAACCAGGGTCTGCGCCGTCGCGATCGGTGTGACCGTCATGCTCGCCGGGCTGGTCGCCTGTGGAGACGACAACGACAAGTCCGGCGCGCCCCCGATGCCGCCGATTCCCACCGCCATTCCGTCGCTGCCGTCCTTGACGGTCCCGCCGCCGACCGTGCTGCTGCCCACGGGCCTCGACACCGACTTCGACCTGCCCACCACCCCGGCGACGCGTCGTTCGACCGTCACCCGGACACCGACGGTGGAGGCCACCACGCCCACCGCGAAGACCAGCGGCTTCTCCACGGGCGAGTGCCTGGCCGGCGAAATCGCGGGCGACGGGTCGCGGCAGGACGAGCTGACCGAGGTGTCGTGCTCGGACGCCGACGCCGCGTTCAAGGTGCTGCGGACCTTCCCGTACCGGATCGGCTCGGACCCGTGCGCCGACGTCTCCGGCACCGAGTACTCCTACGACGAGTACATGACCCTCAACGGCGTCCCCACCGGCACCGGCACGACGTACTGCCTTCGGACGATCTGA